In a genomic window of Pseudoxanthomonas indica:
- a CDS encoding PilT/PilU family type 4a pilus ATPase, whose product MSSIDFTSFLKLMAHQKASDLFITAGMPPSIKVHGKISPITQTPLTPQQSRDLVLNVMTPAQREEFEKTHECNFAIGVAGVGRFRVSCFYQRNQVGMVLRRIETRIPTIEELNLPPIIKTLAMTKRGIIIFVGATGTGKSTSLASMIGYRNQNSTGHIITIEDPIEFVHKHEGCIITQREVGIDTDSWDAALKNTLRQAPDVIMIGEVRTREGMDHAIAFAETGHLVLCTLHANNANQAMDRIINFFPEDRRTQLLMDMSLNIKGVVAQQLIPTPDGKGRRVAMEILLGTPLVQDYIRDGEIHKLKELMKESTNLGMKTFDQSLFELYQAGEISYEDALRYADSQNEVRLRIKLSQGGDARTLAQGLDGVEVAEVR is encoded by the coding sequence ATGAGCAGCATCGATTTCACCTCCTTCCTCAAGCTGATGGCGCACCAGAAGGCGTCGGATCTGTTCATCACCGCCGGCATGCCGCCGTCGATCAAGGTGCACGGCAAGATCTCGCCGATCACCCAGACCCCGCTGACGCCGCAGCAGTCGCGCGACCTGGTGCTGAACGTGATGACGCCGGCGCAGCGCGAGGAATTCGAAAAAACGCACGAGTGCAACTTCGCCATCGGCGTGGCCGGCGTGGGCCGCTTCCGTGTCAGCTGCTTCTACCAGCGCAACCAGGTCGGCATGGTGCTGCGTCGCATCGAGACGCGCATTCCGACCATCGAAGAACTCAACCTGCCGCCAATCATCAAGACGCTGGCGATGACCAAGCGCGGCATCATCATCTTCGTCGGCGCCACCGGTACGGGTAAGTCCACCTCGCTGGCCTCGATGATTGGCTACCGCAACCAGAACTCCACTGGCCACATCATCACCATCGAAGACCCGATTGAATTCGTGCACAAACACGAGGGCTGCATCATCACCCAGCGCGAAGTCGGCATCGACACCGACAGCTGGGACGCCGCGCTGAAGAACACTCTGCGCCAGGCGCCGGACGTGATCATGATTGGCGAAGTGCGCACCCGCGAAGGCATGGACCACGCCATCGCCTTCGCCGAAACCGGCCACCTGGTGCTGTGTACGTTGCACGCCAACAACGCCAACCAGGCGATGGACCGCATCATCAACTTCTTCCCCGAAGATCGCCGCACCCAGCTGTTGATGGACATGTCCCTCAATATCAAGGGCGTGGTGGCCCAGCAGCTGATTCCCACCCCCGACGGCAAGGGTCGCCGCGTAGCGATGGAGATCCTGCTCGGCACCCCGCTGGTGCAGGACTACATCCGCGACGGCGAAATCCACAAGCTCAAGGAACTGATGAAGGAGTCCACCAACCTGGGCATGAAGACCTTCGACCAGAGCCTGTTCGAGCTGTACCAGGCCGGCGAGATCTCGTACGAAGATGCGCTGCGCTATGCCGACTCGCAGAACGAGGTGCGCTTGCGGATCAAGCTGTCGCAGGGTGGTGATGCACGGACCTTGGCGCAGGGGTTGGATGGGGTTGAGGTGGCGGAAGTGCGCTGA
- a CDS encoding shikimate kinase, translating into MNPAPNLVLVGPTGAGKTSIGKRVAERFGLVFVDVDQAIVEAAGASIATLFENLGEAGFRQLEADMLKQLLAGEGQLISTGGGAVLAQANRELIGQRGFVVHLGVSVDAQLRRLGRCSHRPLLQRPDRQQVLEEMARVRTPLYEQVADLSLETDDLSPPEATARLCQLLATRWRQQEMPA; encoded by the coding sequence ATGAATCCCGCCCCCAACCTCGTCCTGGTCGGACCGACCGGCGCTGGCAAGACATCCATCGGCAAACGCGTGGCCGAGCGCTTTGGCCTGGTGTTTGTCGATGTGGATCAGGCCATCGTGGAGGCCGCCGGGGCGAGCATCGCCACCCTGTTCGAGAACCTGGGCGAAGCCGGTTTCCGCCAGCTTGAAGCCGACATGCTCAAGCAACTGCTGGCGGGCGAAGGGCAGCTGATCTCCACCGGCGGCGGCGCCGTGCTGGCGCAGGCCAATCGCGAACTGATCGGTCAGCGCGGCTTTGTCGTCCATCTGGGTGTGAGCGTCGACGCCCAGCTGCGCCGGCTCGGTCGCTGCTCCCATCGTCCGCTGCTGCAACGCCCGGATCGCCAGCAGGTGCTGGAAGAGATGGCGCGCGTGCGCACCCCGCTGTACGAACAGGTGGCCGACCTGAGCCTGGAAACCGACGACTTGAGTCCCCCCGAAGCCACCGCGCGCCTGTGCCAACTGCTGGCCACGCGCTGGCGCCAGCAAGAGATGCCAGCATGA
- a CDS encoding YggS family pyridoxal phosphate-dependent enzyme, which produces MPLAENLRETLQRIENAAEQAKRPRPRLLAVSKTQATPAVAMLAAAGQRAFGENYVQEAAIKVRDLVDFSLDWHLIGHLQSNKAELAAQVFDWVETVDRAKLITALARYRPAERAPLNVLIQVNIDDEASKHGCPPGEVPALAALIAAEPRLCLRGVMCIPTPHADIERRRPAFRQTRALFDALAAQYPQVDTLSMGMSDDMVLAIAEGSTQVRIGTALFGARPAK; this is translated from the coding sequence ATGCCCCTCGCAGAGAACTTGCGCGAGACCCTGCAACGTATTGAAAACGCTGCGGAACAGGCCAAGCGGCCACGCCCCCGGTTGCTGGCCGTGTCCAAGACCCAGGCGACCCCGGCCGTGGCCATGCTCGCGGCCGCCGGACAGCGCGCCTTCGGTGAGAATTATGTGCAGGAAGCGGCTATCAAGGTCCGTGATCTGGTCGACTTTTCGCTGGATTGGCATTTGATCGGCCACCTGCAATCGAACAAGGCCGAGCTGGCCGCGCAGGTGTTCGACTGGGTCGAGACCGTGGATCGCGCCAAGCTGATCACGGCGCTGGCCCGCTACCGGCCTGCCGAGCGGGCGCCGCTCAACGTGCTGATCCAGGTCAACATCGATGACGAGGCCAGCAAGCATGGCTGCCCGCCCGGCGAGGTGCCTGCGCTGGCCGCGTTGATTGCCGCCGAGCCGCGGCTGTGCCTGCGCGGGGTGATGTGCATCCCTACCCCGCATGCGGATATCGAACGGCGACGGCCGGCGTTCCGGCAGACGCGAGCCTTGTTCGATGCGCTGGCTGCGCAGTACCCGCAGGTGGACACGTTGTCGATGGGCATGAGTGATGACATGGTGCTGGCCATCGCGGAAGGTTCCACCCAGGTGCGGATCGGCACGGCGCTGTTCGGAGCGCGGCCGGCAAAATAA
- a CDS encoding cobalamin-binding protein translates to MTGPQRIVCLTEEPTETLYALGQQDRIVGISGFTVRPAQARKEKPKVSAFTSAKVEEILKLKPDLAIGFSDIQADIAAELIRRGVEVWISNHRSVDGILDYIRRLGALVGVAQQASAYADGLQRDLQVIADTAAKLPRRPRVYFEEWDEPLITGIRWVAELIQIAGGDDVFPELSREPLAKQRILANGDEVVRRAPEIILGSWCGKKFRPERVAARPGWDTMPAVRDGQLFEIKSPLILQPGPAALTDGVREMARIFQEWGRLHG, encoded by the coding sequence GTGACGGGACCGCAACGCATCGTCTGCCTGACCGAGGAGCCGACCGAAACGCTGTACGCGCTGGGCCAGCAGGATCGCATCGTCGGCATCAGCGGCTTCACCGTGCGACCGGCGCAGGCGCGCAAGGAAAAGCCCAAGGTCAGCGCCTTCACCAGCGCCAAGGTCGAGGAAATCCTCAAGCTCAAGCCCGATCTTGCGATTGGCTTTTCAGACATCCAGGCCGACATCGCCGCCGAGTTGATCCGGCGCGGGGTGGAAGTGTGGATTTCCAATCACCGCAGTGTGGACGGCATACTGGATTACATTCGTCGCCTGGGTGCCCTGGTGGGCGTGGCGCAGCAGGCGTCCGCTTACGCCGATGGGCTGCAACGCGATCTGCAGGTGATCGCCGACACCGCGGCCAAACTGCCGCGACGACCGCGCGTCTACTTCGAGGAATGGGACGAGCCGCTCATCACCGGCATCCGCTGGGTGGCCGAGTTGATCCAGATTGCCGGTGGCGATGATGTGTTCCCCGAACTGTCGCGCGAACCGCTGGCCAAGCAGCGCATCCTCGCCAACGGCGATGAAGTGGTGCGACGCGCGCCGGAGATCATCCTGGGCTCATGGTGCGGCAAGAAATTCCGCCCCGAGCGCGTCGCCGCGCGGCCGGGATGGGACACGATGCCGGCGGTGCGCGATGGGCAGCTCTTTGAAATCAAGTCGCCGCTGATTCTGCAGCCGGGGCCGGCGGCGCTCACGGATGGTGTGCGCGAGATGGCGCGGATTTTCCAGGAGTGGGGTCGTCTGCACGGCTGA
- the pdxH gene encoding pyridoxamine 5'-phosphate oxidase — MTDDVYTEALTTFASLYQEAVTSGTETEANAMTVATASAQGIPAARTVLLKNFDEQGFVFYTHLDSPKGRDLQANPHAALLFLWRSLREAGIQVRVEGEVELVADREADEYFATRARMSQIGAWASHQSETLASQAEFDQRIAETEARFQGQDVPRPPGWSGFRVRPRALEFWYGARFRLHERWRYERAADGSWSKRMLFP, encoded by the coding sequence ATGACGGATGACGTGTACACCGAAGCCCTGACCACCTTCGCCTCGCTCTACCAGGAGGCGGTGACCTCCGGCACCGAGACCGAAGCCAATGCCATGACCGTGGCCACCGCATCGGCGCAGGGCATCCCGGCCGCGCGGACGGTGCTGCTGAAGAACTTCGACGAACAGGGCTTTGTCTTCTACACCCACCTCGACAGCCCCAAGGGCCGCGATCTCCAGGCCAATCCGCATGCGGCGCTGCTGTTCCTGTGGCGCAGCCTGCGTGAGGCCGGCATCCAGGTGCGGGTGGAAGGCGAGGTGGAGCTCGTCGCTGACCGCGAAGCCGACGAGTACTTCGCCACCCGCGCACGCATGAGCCAGATTGGCGCGTGGGCCTCGCACCAGTCCGAAACGCTGGCCTCGCAGGCCGAGTTCGACCAGCGCATCGCCGAGACCGAGGCACGCTTCCAGGGCCAGGATGTGCCACGCCCGCCGGGCTGGAGCGGCTTCCGCGTGCGTCCGCGCGCGCTGGAGTTCTGGTACGGCGCACGCTTCCGCCTGCACGAACGCTGGCGCTACGAACGCGCCGCCGATGGCAGCTGGAGCAAGCGGATGCTTTTTCCGTGA
- the aroB gene encoding 3-dehydroquinate synthase translates to MSTPHRTVDVGGATPYTIHIGPGLISQGEALAAHVRGRHVLLVSDSTVAPLYAGAVREALHAARPELAIGTFILPAGEASKTLSHFGHAVDAFATLGATRDACVFALGGGVVGDLAGFAAACWMRGVDCVQLPTTLLSMVDSSVGGKTAVDIPQGKNLVGAFHPPRAVFADTDALRSLPPRELRAGLAEVIKYGAIRDPLFFQWLEAERETLLAGDASALAQAIARSCEHKAEIVERDPLERGERALLNLGHTFGHAIETEQGYGSPDNDNLNHGEAVAVGMVLAARLSAALGLADAADGARLTRLLADYGLPTAIPAGLDPAALLARMRLDKKNLAGRLRLVLWRGIGRAEVVPDVDEAAVLAVLAP, encoded by the coding sequence ATGAGTACCCCCCACCGCACCGTCGACGTCGGCGGCGCCACGCCTTACACCATCCATATCGGTCCGGGCCTGATCAGTCAGGGCGAGGCGCTGGCCGCTCACGTGCGTGGCCGGCACGTGTTGCTGGTCAGCGATTCCACCGTGGCCCCGCTGTATGCCGGCGCGGTGCGCGAAGCGCTGCACGCGGCGCGGCCGGAACTGGCGATCGGCACCTTCATCCTGCCGGCGGGCGAGGCATCCAAGACGCTGAGCCATTTCGGCCACGCCGTCGACGCGTTCGCCACCTTGGGCGCCACCCGCGATGCCTGCGTCTTTGCCTTGGGCGGCGGCGTGGTCGGCGATCTGGCCGGTTTTGCCGCGGCCTGCTGGATGCGCGGCGTGGACTGCGTGCAACTGCCAACGACGTTGTTGTCGATGGTCGATTCCTCGGTCGGTGGCAAGACCGCGGTGGATATCCCGCAAGGCAAGAACCTGGTGGGCGCGTTCCATCCGCCGCGGGCGGTGTTCGCCGATACCGACGCCCTGCGCAGCCTGCCGCCGCGCGAACTGCGTGCCGGCCTGGCTGAAGTGATCAAGTACGGCGCGATCCGCGATCCGCTGTTTTTCCAGTGGCTGGAAGCCGAGCGCGAAACCTTGCTGGCTGGTGATGCCAGCGCGCTGGCGCAGGCGATTGCGCGCAGCTGCGAACACAAGGCCGAGATTGTCGAGCGCGATCCGCTCGAGCGCGGCGAGCGCGCCCTGCTCAACCTGGGCCACACCTTCGGCCACGCCATCGAGACCGAGCAGGGCTACGGCAGCCCGGACAACGACAACCTCAATCATGGCGAAGCCGTGGCCGTGGGCATGGTGCTGGCCGCGCGCCTGTCGGCCGCGCTGGGCCTGGCCGATGCCGCCGATGGCGCGCGCCTGACCCGCTTGCTGGCCGACTACGGCCTGCCGACCGCCATCCCGGCCGGGCTGGATCCGGCGGCGCTGTTGGCTCGGATGCGGCTGGACAAGAAGAACCTGGCCGGCCGGCTGCGGCTGGTGCTGTGGCGGGGCATTGGCCGCGCCGAGGTGGTGCCGGACGTGGATGAGGCGGCGGTGTTGGCGGTGTTGGCGCCTTAG
- a CDS encoding type IV pilus twitching motility protein PilT, protein MDIAELLAFSVKNKASDLHLSAGLPPMIRVDGDVRRINIPALDHKQVHALVYDIMSDKQRRDYEEFLEVDFSFEIPSLARFRVNAFNQNRGAGAVFRTIPSDVLTLEDLGCPPLFRELIQQPQGLILVTGPTGSGKSTTLAAMVDHVNKNEYAHILTVEDPIEFVHTSQKCLINQREVHRDTHGFNEALRSALREDPDYILVGELRDLETIRLALTAAETGHLVFATLHTSSAAKTIDRIIDVFPAGEKPMVRSMLSESLRAVISQALLKKVGGGRTAAWEIMVGTPAIRNLIREDKVAQMYSSIQTGQQYGMMTLDQHLQDLVKRSLVTRQQAKEYAREKRLFE, encoded by the coding sequence ATGGATATCGCCGAGCTGTTGGCGTTTTCGGTCAAGAACAAAGCATCGGACCTGCACCTGTCGGCAGGCCTGCCGCCGATGATTCGCGTGGACGGCGACGTGCGCCGCATCAACATCCCGGCGCTGGACCACAAGCAGGTCCATGCCCTGGTGTACGACATCATGTCGGACAAGCAGCGCCGCGATTACGAAGAATTCCTGGAAGTGGACTTCTCCTTCGAGATTCCCAGCCTGGCCCGCTTCCGCGTCAACGCCTTCAACCAGAACCGCGGCGCCGGCGCCGTGTTCCGCACCATTCCCTCCGACGTGCTGACCCTGGAAGACCTGGGCTGCCCGCCGCTGTTCCGTGAGCTGATCCAGCAGCCGCAGGGTCTGATCCTGGTGACCGGTCCCACCGGCTCAGGCAAGTCGACCACGCTGGCGGCAATGGTCGATCACGTCAACAAGAACGAGTACGCGCACATCCTGACGGTCGAGGACCCGATCGAATTCGTGCACACCTCGCAGAAGTGCCTGATCAACCAGCGCGAAGTGCACCGTGACACCCATGGCTTCAACGAAGCCCTGCGCTCGGCGCTGCGTGAGGATCCCGATTACATCCTGGTCGGCGAATTGCGTGACCTGGAAACCATCCGCCTGGCACTGACCGCCGCGGAAACCGGTCACCTGGTGTTCGCCACCCTGCATACCAGCTCGGCGGCCAAGACCATCGACCGCATCATCGACGTGTTCCCGGCCGGCGAAAAGCCGATGGTTCGTTCGATGCTGTCCGAGTCGCTGCGCGCGGTCATCTCGCAGGCGCTGCTGAAGAAGGTCGGCGGCGGTCGTACTGCGGCGTGGGAAATCATGGTCGGCACCCCGGCCATCCGCAACCTGATCCGCGAAGACAAGGTGGCGCAGATGTACTCGTCCATCCAGACCGGTCAGCAGTACGGCATGATGACCCTCGACCAGCATCTGCAGGACCTGGTCAAGCGCAGCCTGGTCACGCGCCAGCAGGCCAAGGAATACGCCCGCGAGAAGCGTTTGTTCGAGTGA
- the hemE gene encoding uroporphyrinogen decarboxylase — translation MSPLKNDRFLRALKREPVDCTPVWLMRQAGRYLPEYRATRAAAGSFLGMAKNPEIACEVTLQPLRRFDLDAAILFSDILTVPDAMGLGLYFVEGEGPKFERTIRSAAEAQKLGVPDMETELRYVMDAVRLIRRELDGQVPLIGFSGSPWTLACYMVEGGGSKDFARIKAMALNEPKALHHLLSVNTDAVIAYLAAQRAAGAQALQVFDTWGGVLSPAMYREFSLPYLTRIAQELQRGEGADRTPLILFGKGNAAHLQALAASGTEGVGVDWLIELGDARHRAGANVALQGNLDPATLYGSPESIRIQVRAALDSYAEGNGGSREGHVFNLGHGMSPDMNPDHVKVLVDAVHEFSTR, via the coding sequence ATGTCCCCCCTGAAAAACGATCGTTTCCTGCGCGCGCTCAAGCGCGAACCCGTGGATTGCACGCCGGTATGGCTGATGCGCCAGGCCGGCCGCTACCTGCCGGAATATCGCGCCACCCGCGCCGCCGCCGGCAGCTTCCTGGGCATGGCCAAGAATCCGGAGATCGCCTGCGAAGTGACACTGCAGCCGCTGCGCCGGTTTGATCTGGACGCGGCGATCCTGTTCTCCGACATCCTGACCGTGCCCGACGCGATGGGCCTGGGCCTGTACTTCGTGGAAGGCGAAGGCCCGAAGTTCGAGCGCACCATCCGCAGCGCCGCCGAGGCGCAGAAGCTGGGCGTGCCCGACATGGAAACCGAACTGCGCTACGTGATGGACGCGGTGCGCCTGATCCGGCGCGAACTCGATGGCCAGGTGCCGTTGATCGGGTTTTCCGGCAGCCCGTGGACGCTGGCCTGCTACATGGTCGAAGGCGGCGGCAGCAAGGACTTCGCGCGGATCAAGGCGATGGCGCTGAACGAGCCCAAGGCCCTGCACCATCTGCTGTCGGTCAATACTGATGCGGTGATCGCCTACCTGGCGGCGCAGCGTGCGGCCGGCGCGCAGGCGCTGCAGGTGTTCGATACCTGGGGCGGCGTGTTGTCACCGGCGATGTACCGCGAATTCTCGCTGCCCTACCTCACCCGCATCGCACAGGAACTGCAACGCGGTGAAGGTGCGGATCGCACGCCGCTGATCCTGTTTGGCAAGGGCAACGCCGCGCACCTGCAGGCGCTGGCCGCCAGCGGCACCGAAGGCGTCGGTGTGGACTGGTTGATTGAACTGGGTGATGCGCGTCATCGCGCCGGTGCCAACGTGGCCTTGCAGGGAAATTTGGACCCGGCGACCTTGTACGGCTCGCCCGAGTCCATTCGCATACAGGTACGCGCGGCATTGGACAGCTATGCCGAAGGCAATGGCGGCAGCCGCGAAGGCCATGTCTTCAATCTCGGCCATGGCATGTCGCCGGACATGAACCCGGATCACGTCAAGGTGCTGGTCGATGCCGTGCACGAGTTCAGCACGCGCTGA
- a CDS encoding DUF4426 domain-containing protein: protein MHRLILCSLLALGLAACSNGEAPKPAEFVQPVPTRQDFGDLRVHFNAIPSQSLTAPVAKEYGVRREEGTALVVIAIRRVAANEEVPATGAVTAKVRDLSGGTQELVFREAHTGEYVDYIATMKVSARDTYRFDVAIQADGKTGQFQFQRNF, encoded by the coding sequence ATGCATCGCCTGATTCTCTGCAGCCTGCTGGCCCTCGGCTTGGCCGCATGTTCCAACGGCGAGGCGCCCAAGCCGGCCGAATTCGTCCAGCCGGTGCCGACGCGGCAGGACTTTGGCGATCTGCGCGTGCACTTCAACGCCATTCCTTCGCAGTCACTGACCGCGCCGGTGGCGAAGGAGTATGGCGTGCGCCGCGAGGAAGGCACGGCGCTGGTGGTGATCGCCATTCGTCGCGTGGCGGCCAATGAAGAAGTGCCGGCGACCGGCGCGGTGACGGCCAAGGTGCGCGATCTGTCCGGTGGCACGCAGGAACTGGTGTTCCGCGAAGCGCATACCGGCGAGTACGTGGATTACATCGCCACGATGAAGGTCAGCGCGCGCGATACGTATCGGTTCGATGTCGCCATCCAGGCCGATGGCAAGACCGGGCAGTTCCAGTTCCAGCGGAATTTTTGA
- a CDS encoding kinase — protein sequence MHPTSPGFQAELVAAALRAALAVDARVPVFALSGLQGTGKSTLAAQMAALARSQGLHAVVLSLDDLYLPRWARQQLAAEVHPLLATRGPPGTHDVALGCALLDALRMGQSVLLPRFDKLADDRVPTGQLHAVDTPVDLVIVEGWCLGAPAEDDAALAAPINALECDEDAHGVWRAYCNRALARDYPALWQRFDQLWFLQPPGFEVVVDWRWQQEQALAAAQGRPASMDRAGIVRFVQHFERVSRQALRTLPAMADHVVALDAARGIR from the coding sequence ATGCATCCGACGTCTCCCGGCTTCCAAGCCGAACTGGTCGCCGCCGCCTTGCGCGCGGCGCTGGCGGTGGACGCACGCGTGCCGGTGTTCGCCTTGTCCGGCCTGCAAGGCACGGGCAAGTCGACGCTGGCCGCGCAGATGGCCGCGTTGGCGCGATCGCAGGGCCTGCATGCGGTGGTGCTGTCACTGGATGATCTGTACCTGCCGCGCTGGGCCCGCCAGCAACTGGCCGCTGAAGTCCATCCTCTGCTGGCCACCCGTGGCCCGCCGGGCACGCACGACGTCGCGCTGGGCTGCGCCCTGCTGGATGCCTTGCGCATGGGTCAGTCGGTGTTGCTGCCGCGCTTCGACAAACTGGCCGATGACCGCGTGCCGACCGGCCAGCTGCACGCCGTCGACACGCCGGTGGATCTGGTGATCGTGGAAGGCTGGTGCCTGGGCGCGCCGGCCGAGGACGACGCCGCACTGGCCGCGCCCATCAATGCGCTGGAGTGCGATGAAGATGCGCACGGCGTGTGGCGCGCCTACTGCAACCGCGCGCTGGCGCGCGACTACCCTGCCCTGTGGCAGCGCTTCGATCAGCTGTGGTTCCTGCAACCACCCGGCTTCGAGGTGGTGGTGGACTGGCGCTGGCAACAGGAACAGGCACTGGCCGCGGCGCAGGGTCGACCGGCTTCGATGGATCGCGCCGGGATTGTCCGCTTCGTCCAGCATTTCGAGCGGGTCAGCCGCCAGGCCCTGCGCACGTTGCCGGCGATGGCCGATCACGTGGTCGCCCTCGATGCCGCACGCGGCATCCGCTGA
- the proC gene encoding pyrroline-5-carboxylate reductase has protein sequence MTSQHPIAFIGGGNMARSLIGGLVQRGAHAAQIRVAEPVETLRAALAGDFGVQVFAQASEAVYGAGLWVLAVKPQVMRELCESLAKRAQEQKPVVVSIAAGITSEQLSQWLGGDVAVVRTMPNTPALLGAGASGLFANAHVDAEGRDRTQALLNSVGRTVWIDDEAKMDAVTAVSGSGPAYVFLLAEAMEAAALEQGLSDEAARTLTLQTLLGAARMLTETGEAPAELRRRVTSPNGTTQAAIETFQAGGFEALVARAIDAATRRGRELAAAND, from the coding sequence ATGACATCCCAACATCCCATTGCATTCATCGGCGGCGGCAACATGGCGCGCAGCTTGATTGGTGGCCTGGTCCAGCGCGGTGCGCATGCGGCGCAGATCCGCGTGGCCGAGCCGGTGGAAACCCTGCGCGCGGCCCTGGCGGGCGACTTCGGCGTGCAGGTGTTCGCCCAGGCCAGCGAGGCGGTCTACGGCGCCGGGCTGTGGGTGCTGGCGGTCAAGCCGCAGGTGATGCGCGAACTCTGCGAATCACTGGCCAAGCGCGCGCAGGAACAGAAGCCGGTGGTGGTGTCGATTGCCGCCGGCATTACGTCCGAACAACTTTCGCAGTGGCTGGGCGGTGATGTGGCGGTGGTGCGCACCATGCCCAATACCCCGGCCCTGCTCGGCGCCGGCGCCAGCGGCCTGTTTGCCAATGCGCACGTGGATGCGGAAGGCCGCGATCGCACGCAGGCCTTGTTGAACAGCGTCGGTCGTACGGTGTGGATTGATGACGAAGCCAAGATGGATGCGGTCACCGCGGTCTCCGGCAGTGGCCCGGCCTATGTGTTCCTGCTGGCCGAAGCGATGGAAGCCGCCGCGCTCGAGCAGGGCCTGAGCGACGAGGCCGCGCGCACGCTGACCCTGCAGACCCTGTTGGGCGCGGCGCGCATGCTCACTGAAACCGGCGAAGCGCCGGCCGAACTGCGGCGCCGGGTGACCTCACCCAACGGCACCACGCAGGCGGCCATCGAGACCTTCCAGGCCGGTGGTTTCGAGGCGCTGGTCGCCCGTGCCATCGACGCCGCCACCCGACGCGGCCGCGAGCTGGCCGCGGCCAACGACTGA
- a CDS encoding WGR domain-containing protein: protein MRVFLQQRPEGAEAPRYVQLTLQPDLFGGWELLRESGQIGGRASLKREQYLLQDEANAAFEKARDSHLKRGYQIMFTRGAEAPI from the coding sequence ATGCGAGTCTTCCTCCAGCAGCGGCCCGAAGGGGCTGAAGCCCCCCGCTACGTGCAGTTGACCCTGCAGCCGGATCTGTTCGGCGGCTGGGAGTTGCTGCGCGAGAGCGGGCAGATCGGTGGCCGCGCCAGTCTCAAGCGCGAGCAGTACCTGCTGCAGGACGAGGCCAATGCGGCCTTCGAGAAGGCCCGCGACAGCCACCTCAAGCGTGGCTACCAGATCATGTTCACCCGCGGCGCCGAGGCGCCGATCTAA